The DNA region ttgaTCCTTATTCAaatatgaaatgtgaaaagacaCCCTAAACATTTCAAACCTTCAGCTGAAAGAAGGGCATGATAGACGACACGAGGACAACCTATTAAACTTGTTATTGCCAGGTAGAAGAACATGAGGTGCCAGTAATGCTCTTACCCAGTGGTATAGTGTGCTCATTGATCACTTTATCTTGTTCCCGGGATGGCGAAGGGGCCTCAGCATCTATCCGAAGTGGTGAATGACCATGTATGAGGTctatgaaaataaattaaattgaaaaacaGTACCCTTGTTCAAACTCATTCCCATCACTACCGTTCCACTCTTATTTCCTGGTTGTGAACAATTTAACACAAACTGaacggaaaaaaaaatagactacCTTTCTTTTGACACTGGCTGTCCTCCTTTAGAGTCTCCTTGTGTTCACTCTCTGTCACGTGCCCTGATTTCTCCGTGTCATTATCCCTGTTTGTCTCCGTGGGCTTGACACCATCACATTCACCATGGTGATTTGAAAGGCAGTCTGGCACTGATAcggcagcatcagcaccactcATGTCTGACACAGTACACGTCTCCTCCAAAGCCGCCTTAAACTCCTGGTTGGGGAAATGGTTGAGGTCCGAGCCCTGAGCAGGCTCCAATGTACTTTTGTCCTCTTGGGTCTCCTTGGAAGAATCGGCCGCTGAGGCATCGTCCGAGTTTTCCCGTGGAGGAGAGCCATCCTGGCTGTCCTTTTTCTGCTGCACCCCCACATCGGAGGATGCCGTGGGGTTGGCGTCAGGTTTGGCGTCAGGTTTGGCGTCAGGTTTGGCCTCTGTCTGGCCTGCAGGTGAAGTCTCCTCTCTGAGAGACTCTTCCTGAAGCTCCGGTATGTCAGGCTCAATTATGGAGTCCTCCTCTTCTCCGACCTCGTCTACTGTGACAAGCTCCTCCATGTTCTTTGGGTACCAGCACTCTCCCTCGGTGTCATCTTCACTCTCCCACTCTTCAGGCTGGGGGGTGCAAATAATGGTACATACATTCAGAAGAAGCAAATGAAAGCATTTGTAAGATCAGAGCTAAATACTGTAATCGTGTTGAGGAGTATTTAGTCATTTAAATCATCTACAGATGTTTTTTCAGTTTATCTAAGAGACCATGTGGTCTGTAGATGTCCTTTACGAAGTTAGAAGCTGTCCTTACCCCACTCTCTTTGTCCTGGTCAGCCTCTGAAACGTCTGTGTTCTTCTTCACACTGTGAGGAGAAACTGACCTCTCTTTCGATGATGATTCTTCCCTTTGGTGCTGTCCCTGTAAGAGCGTAAAGTCAGCACCCATAGCACAGTATTCTAAAAGAAGGGACATGCTTATGAACACAAATTCCTAAGTGTGCTATGACGTACATTATTGTTTGGATCTTTCTCGCCCTTCTCCTCTGTTTGTCTTCTGGTCTGTTTCTTGCTTCTTCCCCTCCCTGGCGATCCTTGCCTCCTGTCGTCTGGACTTCTAGGTGGGTTGGGCTCCTCAGACATGTCGGACTCTGAATGCCTGCTGGGCCTATGATAGTCTGATGGCTCTCTCCTCTTCGTCTTCAGTTCATGTCGTGGATAAGGTGGCCTGGAGGGCTTGTCTGATTTGTAAAGGTGCTCCTTCTTGTAGAAGTCGTCCATGTCTCTGTAGGAGGGGAATGTAGGACCCTGAGGGCTACCTCTGCAGTACCAGTCTCTGCCACCCCGCTCGTCCATAGTCCTGGGGCTGATGCGGTCGCCAGCTTTTAGGTACGATTTCCTGCGATCGGGCACTCTTCCGTTGGGCCTTCCGTCGTCTTCACCGTTCCTCCAGAGTCCCTCGTCCCGTTCCCGATCGTCTTCCCGACGGGGATGAGGCGTCCAGTCCCAGGAGGGCCGACGGGGACCCATGCCGTTGTTCCACTCAGGCCGGCAGGGCGCCCCCTGTGGACTGTGTGTGGAGCTGCAGGACGTGAAGCTTGGGCTGTGAGAGCGGGGGCTCAAGGAGCCTCGGTGTGGGCTGCGCGACCTCGGTCGCTCTGGTTGGTACCTGAGAAGATGCCCAGGGTCAGTAATACAGTCTGAGAAGGACAGGGTCGGGCTTCAGTGTCTCAAAATGTTATAACAAACTTTCGGTCATTTAATACCAATAATTGATAAGTTGCCCCATTTGCCATTTCAAGCTCAATTGGGCCAGTTGCTTGATTATTTAATGCTTAGGTGAAAGATAACCCTTGGATGTCATATGACAATTAAAACTACACATTGATGTCTAGATTGTATGTGCGTCAAcagtgttaaaaaaaataagaaaaaactCATACCGGTCAAGTTCTTGCAtttcgtctctttctctctgaaagTTAATATCATGAATAATGGAGTCGACATCCTTTCCTGGTTTCTTTACATGAGagatgaaaataatacaaagttAAAACACCAAAAAAAGCACATACCCAAAAAAGGTGACCTTAATATGATATATAATTACCTTGAGCTGTAATTCTTTGTACCGCTTTGACATCCTAATCAGGAGTTTCTGGTTGTTAATTGTGGCTGGTTGGAGCTGATAATACTGAACCATGGCTTGTGCTGCCTCAACATATGCCATTTCCAAGAAGGCCTGCCAAGAAAGCACTTTTACAAGACTACACTGACTAGCCAGGGTTTCGGCTTACAGTTAAGCGGTACAAATGAGACAAACAAGGTCCTAACAAAACGTCTAAAATCATCACGGAGTGTTTTCTTTCACAGGCATGATCTGTCAAAAGGACATCTTcaaaacagtaacacacaccacatgacacaaaaacacagttgGATTATAGCCATATAATGTAATGACTGTAGACTCGTAATTGTAGGGGAATATCAAATTAATCAGTGTGGCAGACAGTCCCTCCAAAATAGACTTGATACATAATATTAACTTATTTAATGGTATTTAACCGTTAATTATGCATAATACATACCTGATGTGTGGAACGCATGAGAATATAATTGGTGACTTTGCCAAACGGTAGGCCCAGGTTGATGACATCGTTCTCTGTGCAGCTGCCCTCAGGAAGGTTGCATATGTGGACGACGCGACCAGGGAAAGGTTTTCTCTGGGGGAACTGGGACCAAGAGACAACAAACACCCTTCACGATACTGTTGG from Sardina pilchardus chromosome 1, fSarPil1.1, whole genome shotgun sequence includes:
- the rbm20 gene encoding RNA-binding protein 20 codes for the protein MEKLRNGQNQNMSGKGYAGLPGAKVSADHFQSTNVSDNFDKKTLPLGAHLSGAAQNQLLLTPASLQLAHLQAQLTLQRLKLAHSAVGGNTAATAATVLNQVLSNVAMSQPLFNTLRGTAMVSGSQGGHPGGFPTNPLAFPPPNSALGTLVGGGGFPQKPGGMRLNHSTPNPSQAPGLQDYGKKGPTFPSDTDHQPQYGFLGGASVVTSKGNEGQYNTQAKSNQGGYQQRDFFAPDSQGEVSVFGGGVGGSGPSGQTHEAFQGSTQKEPWKHPGGFPHGGKMDVPPGGVGSGGGGGTSWVPGGQQFRPRVELYNPEEPTTDPKFSPAGGPGFGTGGAQGFVGYPQQLQAGEDMGRLVGSPTPLQPHQFNDFQAVTPTQLPHQCTICDKKVYNLKDWDQHVKGKLHLQNRALYTEGSAAGATHYPTTSEGCLNTALANTMAYSSAASQDVSSGPIASYLPTAAMKSFPLSGVGFTSHQHGAKFPQRKPFPGRVVHICNLPEGSCTENDVINLGLPFGKVTNYILMRSTHQAFLEMAYVEAAQAMVQYYQLQPATINNQKLLIRMSKRYKELQLKKPGKDVDSIIHDINFQRERDEMQELDRYQPERPRSRSPHRGSLSPRSHSPSFTSCSSTHSPQGAPCRPEWNNGMGPRRPSWDWTPHPRREDDRERDEGLWRNGEDDGRPNGRVPDRRKSYLKAGDRISPRTMDERGGRDWYCRGSPQGPTFPSYRDMDDFYKKEHLYKSDKPSRPPYPRHELKTKRREPSDYHRPSRHSESDMSEEPNPPRSPDDRRQGSPGRGRSKKQTRRQTEEKGEKDPNNNGQHQREESSSKERSVSPHSVKKNTDVSEADQDKESGPEEWESEDDTEGECWYPKNMEELVTVDEVGEEEDSIIEPDIPELQEESLREETSPAGQTEAKPDAKPDAKPDANPTASSDVGVQQKKDSQDGSPPRENSDDASAADSSKETQEDKSTLEPAQGSDLNHFPNQEFKAALEETCTVSDMSGADAAVSVPDCLSNHHGECDGVKPTETNRDNDTEKSGHVTESEHKETLKEDSQCQKKDLIHGHSPLRIDAEAPSPSREQDKVINEHTIPLGVEFIVPRTAFYCKLCGLFYSNEVVAKTTHCRSTVHYRNLQKYLSQLAEGSLFIGQMDPCGSE